The Salminus brasiliensis chromosome 14, fSalBra1.hap2, whole genome shotgun sequence genome contains the following window.
AACAGTGCACACAGCTGATGTACCGAGTTATCTCCTATTGTGGCTAGCAAGAGTGTGTTTGAGCTCACAGGATTGTCGAGGGTCATGGAGATTCGGATATCCCCGTGCAGTCTGTACAGCAGAGAGTCTGTGACTGACAGAGCAGAagctgaaagagaaagacaaaaagggaCAGAGTTAGCAGACTGACCCACACAGCCTATTGCTCAGCTTTAGAAAATAATACCTGAGGATTTACGAAGCTTAACATTTGTCTGCTTATTGTAACGACTTCAGATCAGCAGGTTTTAACTCATTATAGCACTGCAGCGCTGTATTCAACAAGTGCACATTATCTTCTATTATAGGACTGATGTTATCTTTTACCCCTCCGAATGTCCACTCTCTCCTCCTCACCCTTCATCTTGCTCGGCCtgcaataataaaattaaataaataaataaaaacacatttttagtcAGTCAAAGGGGGCAGCGTCAGATCTGAAGGGTTAGTGGGACTTTaaagtaacagtagtagtagtgtccATCTAGAGGACTGAACCTGGTCCAGGTTTAGTAGGTAACAGTGaatcatacagtgtcagactCTAGAGACCAGTCAGACAAGggtgaaaatgttttttatttattggccAGCTTTTTAATTGAATTTCCCACTCCATCCTAAATGGAAGCAACAGGGAAGCTGGCCAATAAGAAGCCTACTCAAGCTTTGCAGAGCTGAGTGTGTGATAATTGGTTAGATGATACTAACTGGTggggctacattagccttgcagctccagtgtaaaactaaagaagcagactCATAACTCGGACGAtcaactacatttacatttggagTAAATGTGGCTAAAATAATGCTGTAAATCTCACAGCTCTGCTACAGGTGATCTGAGTATTAGAGCCGCTGCAGTTCACTTACTCAGATAAcctgctctcctctctctgtggcCGCTCTCTGCTCCACTCACTCGGTGACTTCTTACTTGTCTCCACTTTCCCCTCTTCTCCTGCTATAACAGAAACTTTGCCGTCATCAGTCACTGCATGATTCCTCTCCAAGCGCTTAGGAGTGACTTGTCTGGAGTCTTCAGTCACCATCCTGTTTTTCACTGAGGGTTTATCTGTGGTCGTATCTGCAGTCGCAGTGGTCTCTGCAGTGATCTCATTGGTGGGTTTGTCGTTTTTCTGATTTTCTCGCTTTCCCCTGGTGGAGGTGACCAATCCCTGCAGAGACTTCAGCACACTAAGCCTCCTCTCAGCCAAGACCTTACTCCTCTGTTAGAGAGTAAGATAAAGTAAATAAGAGCTTGTGTTGTTGTGCTTCAAAGAACGATATAAGTAAATGAACTGTCCTACCTGCTCCTTCTTCTGACCCTCTGCCTCCTTTTCTCCAGCAGCCTCTTCCTTCTCTGCCTCTTCTTCCTGCTGCTTCCTCTGTTCCTCTTCTTTCTGGCTCTCCTGTCCTCCCGTCCTCCTCTGTTCCTTCAGTTTATCCAGCTCTTCTCTCGTTTTCTGCACAGCTTCCATTTCTTTCTGCTGCTTCTTTCCGTCATTCTCCTTTTGTCCCTTTTCTACAGCTTCCTTTTTGTTCTGCACTGCTGCTTGTTCAGGCTTTTTCTGttgctcttcctcctgcacgtTTTTGCTCCTCAGTATATCCACCTCTACTTCCTTTTTCTGTGCTGCTGCTAAATTTTCTCCAAGCTTTTTCTTttgctcttcctcctcctcttgttTCCTTGTCTGCCTCTTTTCCTCAGCCTCCTTCAGTTTTTTCAGCTGTTCCTTCTTTCTCTGCAcagcttcctcctcctcttctttttcCTGCTGCTTCTTCTTTCCCACTTTCTCCTGCTCTTCCATCCTCTTCTGTTCCTTCAGTTTCTccacctcttctttctttttctgtgcctcctctttctctgcctcctGCACTGCTTTCCTTGTCTGTCTCTTTTCCTCCGTCTCCTTCAGTTTATCCACCTGATCAGTCTTTTTCCGTGCCGTTTCTTCCTGCTGTGGCTTCTTCTTCCCCTCTTTCTCCTGCTCttctttttccctcctttcctcATCCtgttcctcctctttctctgcctcctGCACTGCTTTCCTTGTCTGTCTCTTTTCCTCCGTCTCCTTCAGTTTATCCACCTGATCAGTCTTTTTCCGTGCCGTTTCTTCCTGCTGTGGCTTCTTCTTCCCCTCTTTCTCCTGCTCttctttttccctcctttcctcATCCTGTTCCTCCTCTTTCTCAGCCTCCTGCGCTCCTTTCCTTGTCCGTCTCTTTTCCTCCGTCTCCTTCAGGCTACTCCCCTCttctccctccttcccctcaTTCCTCGGCAGGATGTTCCTCGGTCGTTTACTCTCACGCTCTTTTCTTTCACTCTCGTCCaccacttctctctctcctcttctcctctttcttcctgGCT
Protein-coding sequences here:
- the LOC140577451 gene encoding uncharacterized protein; amino-acid sequence: MKSESDFDHDFNPGDVVFAKMKGYPFWPARIADGKAPKNKIPIFFYGTHQTTTLVPKDIVHYWPNKEKYGKAMTRGGFDKAMWEIENDPGVGLRGQKKAALVKKVQESRLVRKKQKRTEEAKTQKNETSAEKIPTPARAPSTKPSTPSKKETSLKNTESPKTKPLPETQARRRTSVAAAKETLKASNKVTSVSAARSSRRVTPVNKIIQNKKAILVKKAILTKKVGVVRKVGGARRNSARNKLISKAKKVQITQKVARNRTPGNKLKIKLPLFAAKKAAEVLKPSAVVSPVNEALIQSRSQKRKLEEASSNLKENTPTSTAAPSASIKKQEEKKGGAKRRRGEKDRDEGGQKDEISVKPQEGEKPAALQPGRKRRRGEREVVDESERKERESKRPRNILPRNEGKEGEEGSSLKETEEKRRTRKGAQEAEKEEEQDEERREKEEQEKEGKKKPQQEETARKKTDQVDKLKETEEKRQTRKAVQEAEKEEEQDEERREKEEQEKEGKKKPQQEETARKKTDQVDKLKETEEKRQTRKAVQEAEKEEAQKKKEEVEKLKEQKRMEEQEKVGKKKQQEKEEEEEAVQRKKEQLKKLKEAEEKRQTRKQEEEEEQKKKLGENLAAAQKKEVEVDILRSKNVQEEEQQKKPEQAAVQNKKEAVEKGQKENDGKKQQKEMEAVQKTREELDKLKEQRRTGGQESQKEEEQRKQQEEEAEKEEAAGEKEAEGQKKEQRSKVLAERRLSVLKSLQGLVTSTRGKRENQKNDKPTNEITAETTATADTTTDKPSVKNRMVTEDSRQVTPKRLERNHAVTDDGKVSVIAGEEGKVETSKKSPSEWSRERPQREESRLSEPSKMKGEEERVDIRRASALSVTDSLLYRLHGDIRISMTLDNPDVSKCLLALDELSTVSVSSRHIQNHSELIDTLRKMRWFRGSEDIMFKASMLYYRFKNIYLIGDSDEALSQEYINTLQEDREREERERVEEERTETSSHAFQAATGVAAEGSDAETQSTQTRSSNLIRHSEFAAERS